Proteins co-encoded in one Epinephelus moara isolate mb chromosome 11, YSFRI_EMoa_1.0, whole genome shotgun sequence genomic window:
- the LOC126398145 gene encoding uncharacterized protein LOC126398145, translating to MWKCKDCSLSFSERSELLKHYRIDHRFHSRRCPYPCIHANCPCSSKTCNGLQKHLTRNHPSQESTQKVSSFKCYICDNNQLSTEYDFFLHINQHLKKNEQVSCMFDGCSYKTNIYSSFRTHKWRKHQSCTINVFKSGIIVTSSLSSNPSDSLNSDLNEEVQLDEPTTEESRDFEREFELKLASLLLKLDHTYLVSSTAVNELLEELQHLIGTVSVPLSLKTINQVLGDNDCHVEASVVEELATVLCSSHPIQKAIVKQGPLSTSSKRKSYYRREFGVVSPVEYILDKRNKKSLQYVSVLKILQQILNSDSILIKTANLKGKHQSPESDKAVYSCPFDGEFFRNSTLLSKDCAILLNLYIDNLEICNPIGTSRRKHKICALYWTLGNLSPGCQSSLSSIHLALLVRSNDLKVYGEPLICDLISLDQHGVFLPKLGKCVKGMVQCVIADNLGAHSIAGFLESFSSGHVCRFCTASKSEIQTEQVDSGAFTSRTEDLHSDHLKTIEEQSLNNFCGVKRRCVLSEKLSHFKVTTGFPPDLCH from the exons ATGTGGAAATGCAAAGACTGCAGCCTGTCATTTTCAGAACGATCTGAGCTACTAAAACATTACCGCATTGACCATCGGTTTCACAGTAGGCGCTGTCCTTACCCATGCATCCATGCAAATTGCCCCTGTTCGTCCAAGACATGTAATGGTCTACAAAAACATCTTACAAGGAATCATCCTTCTCAGGAGTCCACACAAAAGGTCTCTTCATTCAAGTGCTACATTTGTGACAATAATCAGCTTTCTACggagtatgatttttttcttcatatcaatcaacatttgaaaaaaaatgaacaagtcTCTTGTATGTTTGATGGTTGTtcatacaaaacaaacatatacaGCAGTTTCCGGACCCATAAATGGAGAAAACATCAGTCATGCACCATTAATGTCTTTAAAAGTGGAATAATTGTCACATCATCACTCAGTTCCAATCCTTCTGACTCATTGAACTCTGACCTGAATGAAGAAGTACAGCTGGATGAGCCAACCACTGAAGAGTCTAGAGATTTTGAAAGGGAATTTGAACTGAAATTAGCATCACTTTTACTTAAATTGGATCATACATACTTAGTCTCCAGTACAGCTGTCAACGAATTGCTTGAGGAACTACAACATCTTATTGGAACTGTCTCTGTGCCACTTAGTCTAAAAACAATTAATCAGGTTTTGGGAGATAACGATTGTCATGTGGAAGCATCTGTTGTTGAAGAGCTAGCCACTGTTCTTTGTTCTTCACATCCAATTCAAAAAGCAATAGTGAAACAAGGCCCATTGTCTACTTCTTCGAAGCGCAAATCGTATTATAGAAGAGAATTTGGTGTAGTGTCACCAGTGGAATATATTCTTGATAAAAGGAACAAAAAATCATTACAGTATGTATCCGTGCTGAAAATATTGCAGCAGATTCTAAATTCAGATTCTATCTTGATAAAGACTGCCAATTTGAAAGGGAAACATCAGTCACCCGAGAGTGATAAAGCAGTTTACAGTTGTCCCTTTGATGGTGAATTTTTCAGAAACAGCACACTTCTGTCTAAAGACTGTGCAATTTTACTTAACCTTTATATTGATAATTTAGAAATATGTAATCCCATTGGGACATCACGACGAAAACATAAAATCTGTGCCCTCTATTGGACTTTAGGTAATCTGTCCCCCGGTTGTCAATCTTCACTGTCATCGATACACTTGGCTCTTCTAGTCAGAAGTAATGATTTGAAGGTGTATGGCGAGCCTCTCATTTGTGATTTAATTTCCTTGGATCAACACGGTGTGTTTTTGCCAAAGTTAGGGAAATGTGTTAAGGGAATGGTACAGTGTGTTATAGCCGACAATCTTGGAGCCCACAGCATCGCTGGATTTCTTGAGAGTTTTTCAAGTGGTCATGTATGCCGATTTTGTACAGCTTCCAAATCAGAAATTCAAACTGAGCAAGTAGACAGTGGAGCTTTTACATCAAGAACAGAAGACCTTCACTCAGACCATCTCAAAACCATTGAGGAACAATCTCTGAACAATTTCTGTGGTGTCAAGAGGAGATGTGTCCTCTCTGAGAAACTCAGTCATTTCAAAGTTACTACCGGTTTCCCTCCAGATCTG TGCCATTGA